The Streptomyces racemochromogenes DNA segment CGTCGCGGCCTCCAGCTGGTAACTGCTGAGCGGCACCCCCTCGCCCGTCATAACGTCCAGCGGCCCCAGCAGACCTCCCCCTGCCGGACTTCCGTCGGCAGCTGCCGCCACCGACGTGTTCGTCACCAGGAACACCACCGTGAGCAGCGCGGCAAAGCCGGCAGCGCGCAGCGTTCCCCGGTCGAAGTGCAGGCGCCCGGTCACAGCCGCCGCCCGGCCGTGCTCAGCAAACCGATGGCGGCCGCGACGGCGGCAGTGGAGAACAGCAGCAGCGCGGCACGGTCGGGCACAGCCGGCCAGACCGCAGCCTCAACAACCGGAGCCGGCGTCTGGCCCTCGGAGCAGTAGACGGCGGCCGGGCCGACGATCGCATCGCAAGCCCCGCCCACCTTCCCTCCGGTGACCGCAACAGAAGAGAGGCCCACAGAATGGGCGTGAGCCGGAGACCACACCACGGCGATGCACACCAGAAGGAGAAGAGCCACCGCGCCTTCGAGCAGCAGCCGCACCCCAGTCGTACGAATCATTGGGTCCCCCCGTCGACCGCAGGCTGCGCCGCCCGGCCGGGTGTCGTGAAAATCGAGTCTTTGAAGCGGGGCACGGGCGGGACGACGACCTTGATGCGGCCGACCTGCATCCGCGGGTCGCGCAGCAGCATCTCGCCCTCGCGGCCAGCCTGGCCGACCGGGGAAAGGCCGGTGGTGACCAGCCGGATGAGGTCCTCGTCCTCGCCGTCCAGGCCCAGGAACTGCACGCCCTTGACCGCGCGGGCGCGGTCGGCGGTGCGGGCCAGGAACCGGTAGGCGATCAGGCCGGCATCCTTGCCCAGCTCCTCTTTGTCGTGGGCCCCGAGGAAGACACCGGCGCCGTGCTTGCGGCCGTCGTGGAGGATCTCGTGGACCAGGGCGGCACCCTCCGCGGAGGAAGTCAGCCAGTACACCTCGTCCAGGGAGACCAGGCAGAACCGGGACGGGTCGGTGAACGCCGCCTGCCGGGCCACGGCCGCGATCAGATACAGCACCGCCCGCCCGATCAACGCCTCCAAGGGCTGCTGGCGCAGCACCTCCACGTCGGCGAACGCCTCCCGCGGCGGCAGGGTCAGACCGGTCGTGGTCACCACGACCATGTCGGCACCGAGATCCCCGTCGACCGTGACCGGCGGCAGACTCGGGTCGAACACCATCGCCGCCAAGGGATTGGTCTGCACGATCCGCAGCAGGTCGGCCATGGTGGCGGCCGCATCTGCCCGAGTCCAGCCGGCGCCCGAAGCCGCGAGCGCGGCCAGGACGTCGAGCACCTTGCCCATCGACGGCTCCGGCCCACCGCTAACCTCCTCGACTGCGTGGTGGAGCACGGCCCCGGCGGCCGTCATCGCCCCCACGCCCAGCTGGAGCGTCAGGTAGGACAGGGCGTAGTGAGCGCCGACCGGCCCGCCGAACACCCGCAGCGGGTCGATGGAGATCCGCGCCTTCGCGGCATCGATGATCTGGCAGCGCTCCCCCATCGCGGTCCGCGCGAAGCCGGCCCACTCGCGCATCGGGGTCCGGTCGATGACGATCGCCCGCCCGCCCCGGTCCACCACGGCCTCGGTGACCAGCTTCTCCAGCACGCTCTTGCCCGCACCGAGGTCGCCGATCACCGCGCTGGAAGCCGAAGCGTTGACCTGCGGGGCATCCGCCGGATTCAGCAGCACCGGGCGGATCGTGCCGCAGTCCAGGTCGTAACCGACCATCATCCCGGCCGGATCGCCCACCCGCGACAGCGTCAACGCCCCACAGGCGGCCCAGTCCTCCGACAGCTGGTGCTGCGTGAACTGCCCCAGCTTCGGGGCCCGCACCGTCCCGGGCAGGCCCAGCGCGAACAGCTCTTCCTGCATCCCATACGGACGCTCCACCCGGTAGTCGCCCCCCGACAGGGCCGCCGACAGCTCCCGCGCCCGGGCATCACACGTCCCTGCGTCCGGACCCCACACACTGAGCACCGTCACCGACTGGACCTCGACCTCCACCGACGTCCTGGCCATCCGCGCGTCCTGCTCCGCCAGATCCCCCGCGGCATCCGGCAACGAGTGCGGCATCCCGGTCGGCTGCGCACCGTACTGGTCCGCCTGGTCGAGGAGTTCACGCTTCTTGCGCTGGACCTGCGCCCGTGCCTTCTTCGCCGTGACTACACGCAGATCGACCGTGACGTCGACCGGGAAGGGCAGCGACTCCAGCTGGGCCAGGACATCGGCGGACCGCACCGACACCGTCGGCGGGATCTCCGCGAGCACCAGGTGCGCCTGGTATCCGGTGCCGGCCTCGGACTCCACCTGAAGCCACCGTCGGCCCAGCGGCGACGATGACGCCGCCCGCCACCACGGGCTCCTCGGCTTCGCCTCCTTGGCGTCGGCGCCCGTGTCCTGGCCGCCCTCGGCCAGCCGGACCATCCCCAGATCCGCGTACGACGGCGACAGCAGACGGCCCTCCCGGACGCTGCTGCCGTAGAGCCAGCTGTGCTCCGCGTCCGACAGCAGCGGCTCCTCCGCCAGGCCGCGGCCGATCGCGTGCTGGAGTATCCACACGATCTCGGCCGCCGACGCGGGCCGAAGCCCCAACCCTCCCCCCAGGGAGGTCTGGATCCGCTCAGCCTCCACAACGGCCGCCTTCACCTCCGCCTCGGCCACCGGCACCGGCGGGAGATCCAAAGCAGCCGACAGGTCCGCGTACAAAGCCGCCAGGGAAGCACTCGCGGCTCCGCCCTTGGCCGCCAGAGGCACAGCCAGCCACAGCGTCCGCTCGTGCATCTCCTGACCGGTCAGCAGATCGACCGTCGCCGCGCAGGTCTCCGCCCACGCGGGCAGCCGCTGCCAGTCGACGTCCGCGACCATCCGCTCGGCGATCTCCCCGGGATCCGTCCGTGCCGCGAGAACAAACAGGCGCGGCTCCATCCCGGGCATCGACCGCACCAGCGAGGTGATCCGCCCCAGCAGGTCCTGGTGCACCCGGGCAGGCAGGTAGCCGCCCGGCAGCGCAGCCACCCGCCACACCGCCCACACCCGGCCCGAGGCCGACCACAGCAGATGCCCCGCAATGTGCCGGAAAGGCGTTCTCATCACGCCACCCTCCCCGCACCGTCGGCGAGCAGCCGCGCAAGACCCGAACCGGCAGCCGCCCGCCCGCTGGCCGGCGCCTCCACCACGGCCGTCCCGGCATGCGACGGACCGGTCACGAGGGCGGGGGTGATGACGAACCGGGCACGCAGGCAGGACGGCTTCCGGTCACGGGCGACCCGCCCGCCGATCCGCCCGGCCGGATGCCTCAGCAGCAGCGAACCCACACCGAGCACAGCCGTGAACGGGTTCTGCCCGGCGATTTGCGCCCCACGCACCGCCCACACCGCACCCAGCCACAGGGCGATCGGCACCGGCCCCGCCCACGACCACCAGTCGAACGTCTTGATCAAGACGAACGCCCCACCACCCAGCACCACCAGCTGCGCCGGCGTGTAGGGGCCGAACGGCAGAGTCCAGTCACCGAGCTTGCCCAGCACCCACGGATGCCGGCGCGCACTGGTGTAGGCACGCGCGACGCGCACCCGCTCGTCCCTGCTCACAGAACCCCTCCGCCGCCCGCGGCAGGATTGGGGGTGACCACGAGGGTGACAGCGCCTGCGCCCTTGGCCGGGTTGTTGATCTCGTCCTTCACCGCGCCGGACAGCGACTCCCGCGCTTCGTACAGGCCCAGCGCGAGCACCATCGCGATCAGCGCGCCGATCCCGGCCTTCAGCGAGACGCGGCGGGCCACGGTCACGACGACCACCACCGTCAGCGCGACCTTCAGGCCCTTGTCGCTCCACCCGCCCAGCGTTCCGAGCAGGGAGTCACCCAGCTCGTCGAGCTTGCCCGCGAGGATGAACTGCTGCTTCATCGCGCACCCCCCGCGACCGGCGCGGCCACCGAACCGGACGGGGCAACGGCCGGTGCCGCCGCACCAGCGGCCCCGCCGTCCAGGGCGCTGACCTCCCACCGCCCGGCCCGCGTGGTCACCTCCAGCTGATAGACAAGCGGCCACCGCGTTCCGGCCCGGTCCTCACCGGCGACCCGCACCCGCACCCGCGCCCGGGTCCCGTCGGCCGGAACCTCCTTCCCGCCCGCCTGCTCGGTGTCGGCGACGACGTCCTCGACGTCCACCCGCACATAGCCGGCAGCCGCCGGAGCCGACAGACGCATCCCGGGCGAGAGGTAGCGCTCCAGCCCCGCGCCCTGCCCACCCGCAAGGTAGGTCCGCAGGAACTCACCCAGCGATACCGACAGGGCTGCCCCGGAGGGGACAGAGTGGGAGAACGGACCGGCCGCGGCCTCCGGCGCGGTCTCGGGAGCAGACACCTCCGCC contains these protein-coding regions:
- a CDS encoding ATP-binding protein, whose translation is MRTPFRHIAGHLLWSASGRVWAVWRVAALPGGYLPARVHQDLLGRITSLVRSMPGMEPRLFVLAARTDPGEIAERMVADVDWQRLPAWAETCAATVDLLTGQEMHERTLWLAVPLAAKGGAASASLAALYADLSAALDLPPVPVAEAEVKAAVVEAERIQTSLGGGLGLRPASAAEIVWILQHAIGRGLAEEPLLSDAEHSWLYGSSVREGRLLSPSYADLGMVRLAEGGQDTGADAKEAKPRSPWWRAASSSPLGRRWLQVESEAGTGYQAHLVLAEIPPTVSVRSADVLAQLESLPFPVDVTVDLRVVTAKKARAQVQRKKRELLDQADQYGAQPTGMPHSLPDAAGDLAEQDARMARTSVEVEVQSVTVLSVWGPDAGTCDARARELSAALSGGDYRVERPYGMQEELFALGLPGTVRAPKLGQFTQHQLSEDWAACGALTLSRVGDPAGMMVGYDLDCGTIRPVLLNPADAPQVNASASSAVIGDLGAGKSVLEKLVTEAVVDRGGRAIVIDRTPMREWAGFARTAMGERCQIIDAAKARISIDPLRVFGGPVGAHYALSYLTLQLGVGAMTAAGAVLHHAVEEVSGGPEPSMGKVLDVLAALAASGAGWTRADAAATMADLLRIVQTNPLAAMVFDPSLPPVTVDGDLGADMVVVTTTGLTLPPREAFADVEVLRQQPLEALIGRAVLYLIAAVARQAAFTDPSRFCLVSLDEVYWLTSSAEGAALVHEILHDGRKHGAGVFLGAHDKEELGKDAGLIAYRFLARTADRARAVKGVQFLGLDGEDEDLIRLVTTGLSPVGQAGREGEMLLRDPRMQVGRIKVVVPPVPRFKDSIFTTPGRAAQPAVDGGTQ